The sequence TGATATTGTTGAACATGTTCAGAATTGCAAAACTTGCAAAATAAAAGCAGAGGAATATAATCTGCTTTTTGAAGGAATTAAACAACAGGAAATACCGGTTTTTGATTTTAACCTGGCTGATTCAGTTATAGAGCAATTGCCCAAATCACGATATAAGGTTTCCAACGATAAATCCTTTTCCTACTTTATTTTTTTCATCTCCTTGTTTTCCCTTTGCATAATTTTCTATTTATTTAGAGACAGTTTATTGAGCCTGTTTAAAGAAATTTCCCCAATCTTGGTTGCTTTAATTGTTACTACAGTTCTATGTCTCTTTGTAATTCTATGCATTGACATGTATAGAAAATACCAAACGCAAATGAAGACTTTAAATTTTTATTGAAATAGTTGCAACATTTAATGTGGCTGCCTGTCTAATGAAATATAAAACTTAAATGAGATGAAAAGAATAATAAATATAGTGATCATAGTCGCTACACCAATTATAGCAAACGCACAAAATACCAACACACAAGGTATAGACGAAGATATCTTCAATGCATGTGCTGCTATTTTTACGGCAGGACTGATTATGATATTCATTTTAGCAATCATCAAACGAATTATGGATTACCGTATAAAAAATAAAATTGTAGAAAAAGGAATTCCGGAAAATATAGCCTCATCTATTTTGCAAACGAGTCCAAAAGAAAATAGAAATACTAACATTAAGTGGTTTGCTCTTCTCGCCGGAATTGGTACCGGGCTCACCATAATTTATTATACACTTCCTTTAGGTATTCACTCTTTAGCAATTATGGCATTTTGCGTTGCTGCCAGTTTCTTAGGTTACTACTTTTTTCTTAAGCAATCCGAAAAATAACATTTACCGTTAAAATATTTATGAACATGAAACTACTGACAAAGCCCACATTGTGGGACTGGAAATATATTGCCTTCATTTTAATGATTATATCATTTATACAACCACTTGCTGCTCAGCAAAAACTACCAACAATAAAGGCAACATCAAGAATAGTGGACGTAAAAGATGGAGAAGTTTATCAAAAGGGTAGATGGAATTTATCACCCGAAAACAAACCGGATATTTATTTTGCTTTGGAGCCCGTACATGAAAAAAAGATAACTTTTTATACAAACATAGATTCGATTTCATTTAATATCATTCCGGGTAGGAATTACGACTTCATTATTTTACTGAATAGCAAGGACACCTGTTATACTCAAATATCGACGATAAGACCCGTGAAAAAAACGGAACTTAATACTGTTTCATTAAACTATATAGAGCCTGAATTATTAAAACAGGACTTCACATTTTTTCGGGAAGAACTTGAAAGAAAACATGCAGGATTGTACCGTTATAAAAGCAAAGCCTTATTGGATAAATTATTTGACAGTTGCTTTGCTGCGTTAAATCGCCCTATGCCACAATTAGAATTTGCCAAATCGATTATGTTCGTGATAAGTTCCATTGAAGACGGGCACACTGCATCAAATCTGCCTCGACTATTAATGAATTATTATGGTGAAAATGAAAAAATGTTTCCCGTCCATGTTTTCTTCATCAATAAAAAGGCTTATGTACTTTGCAGCCGAATTAAAGAGCTCCCTGCTGAAACAGAGATTTTATCAATTGATAATAAACCAATTTCGCAAATCAAAAAAGAGCTGTTTCAATATTTACCTTCCGACGGAAAAATTGAAACTAAAAAGAACCAGACATTAAACAATGGCGCTTTCACTTTTCTTTACAATTGGATTTTTGGTAATAAAAATTCATTTATTGTTAAATACAAAACGAAGCAGGGAGAAATTAAAACAACAAACATACATGCCGAGTACGTAAAGGATTTTGAATGTGATAATGGAAACGATTTAAATATCAAAAAGGATTTGCAGTTGGATTTTCCTAACGAGAATACCGCCTTACTAACCATTAAAACTTTTGATGATAACAGGTTGGCTGGAAAGCAGGATTTCAGAGACTTTCTTGCCACATCGTTTAAAGAGATTATTTCCAAAAGAATCAGTAATTTAATCATTGACTTGCGTGGAAATGCTGGTGGGGCAGATAAATATGGAGCTTTACTTTATTCTTATTTAACATACAAACCTTTCAAATACTTTTATTCAATCGAATCAACTACAAGTAAAATTTCGTTAAAAGAAGATTCACTTCTTGGTATACAACAGCCGCAAAACAATAGCTTTAATGGAAAAGTTTTATTCTTAATTAACGGCTTATGTTTTTCTACTACGGCAGACTTTTGCTCAATAGCAAAAAGCAATAACAGAGGCAAATTCATTGGCGAAGAAACTGGTGGCGGATACTATGGAAATACTTCTGGACAAACCACAACGACCGAATTACCCAACAGTAAAATCTCTATTAAAATCCCTAAATTCAAATATTTGAACGATGTAGTAAAGGCAAAAGACAATGACAGAGGAATAATCCCAAATTATACTATCCTCCCGACAATTGATGAGGTTATGCTGCACAAAGACGTTCAATTAAACTTTGCACTCAAATTAGCAAAAGGAAAATGAACTACTAACCACAAGCTTCATGGCGCTTCGACAAGAAGCCCTGCAGGTAACAGGTGGTTTTGTAATATGCTGGCTGACGGATAAATCCTGATCGTTCTGTTTGTCTATCAGCAGCAGTCCCGGCTTGACCCTTACTATCACTATCATCTTTTTGCATAACTTCAGCAACAGTAACTTTATTGGGCTTTTGTCCCGGCTGACGGATCACAGAATATCAGCACATCGCAAAGCCCTACCGTTGTGCGTCATTTTAAAGCGACACCCTAATGACAGAGAAACAAATAGAAAATGGCTTTTGGGTTTGGGACAAAGAGAATGACTTTCCTCCAGACAGTATAACTTTTCCATCACAGTATAATGGGCAGACCAAACTCAATGTTGCTTGTACACAACGTAGCGACTTGACACCAACTCAACAGGAAAATTTAGTCAAAGAATGGGCTGACTTTTTACCCAGTTGTAAAAACATCGAGTTACTTTGGTTTACTACAACGACACCTCAAACCATTTTTGACAGTGCTTGCTTATTACACAATCTTGTTGGACTGAACGTAAAAAATAGCAACATCAAATCTTTAGACAATTTATCAAAGCTCAAAAAATTTAAGTATTTAAGAATTGGCGACTCTTCAAAAATAGAAAGTATTGAGCCGTTGCAAAATTTGACACATCTTGAAGTGCTTGTAATCGAAAACTTCAAAAATATTTCGGACTTCTCTTTACTTAAGGTCTTGACAAACCTAAAATTCTTGACAATTGAAGGTGGAATGTATAAAAAGCAAAATGTTGACAGCATTCGGTTTTTAGCTGACTTGAAAAATTTAGTTTACTTAAGTACGGCAATGATTACCTCGACAAATAAAAGTGTTGACACAGTATTTAAACTTAAAAATCTTAAAACACTTAATTGGGCATTTGATTTGACAAAACCTGAAATGGAAACATTAAAGCAAGAGTTACCTAATCTTAAATACTTGCCACACAGACACGTTGAAAGAAACTTAAACAAAATAAAATCATTATTCGGGTGACAGAAAAAAACGAACGCACAACATAGGAAAAGGTTTGCCGCAAGGCTGGCGGACGGAATAACTATCGTCTGTTTTACTACTATCAACTAATATCGGGCTTAACCGAATTCTATTTGGCTTTTAGTTGTTAACTTAAGCACCAGTTTTTCAATCAGCTTCAGTTACCAGGCAGCCTGTTATAGAATACCACCACATCGGCAAACCTTGCCCGTTGGTAGCAAGCGGAGAATGTCATTGCCTTTATAAATCAAATTAAAGCAGTATTATGACTTCACAGCATTCGAGTCAACCGGATAGTCAATATAGCCTGAAAAAAATTCTAATAATCTGGGCTTTATCAGCATTGCCAATGGGCGTTTTGGCATTTATTATCACTCCCAAAGTGGTGGCACTTACAAATTGGTCTCCGTTAATTGTATACTGGATAGCCGTCATCATTGGACTTGTATGGCAATTTATCCTTTCATTAATCATTCTTAAACGTGATGGGCATGAATTAAATTGGCAGACGGTAGTAACGAGAATGAAGTACCAAAGACCTATAAATCCTAAAACCGGCAAATCAAGTTACTGGCTGCTTTTATGGACAATTCCGTTTATTTTATTAAGTGCCTTGATACAATCTGGTGAAATCAATATGCCAGATGTCGATAGCTGGATGACCCCACTTATTGAGCATTTACCAAAATATGATTTATCAAGTTTTGCAACTGCCGAATACAAAGGTGCCTGGTGGATTCTTGGATTATTTATTATAACAAGTGTATTCAATTACTTCTTTGGTGAAGAGTTCATCTACAGAGGAATTCTTTTACATAAAATGAAGGGCGTTTTTGGCAAATGGGATTGGTTTTTTAACGGCATATTATTTGGACTTTATCATCTCCATAAACCCCAGATAATACTATCCACTGCCCTTTATTTCGGATTTGTATTTGCATTGCCTTCAAGGTTACTCCAATCAAGTTGGGCCGCAGTCATAATTCATGGACTGGAAGGTGTGCTGGGCATTATAGTCATATTAGGAATAATTCTAGGCCATTCATAGACAAACTAAGAATTGAGTATACGTTAGAACCCTTAAAAGATTATTTGAACATGATGACGACTGCTCACTATGCGATGAATAAGGAGCAGTATCAAAAAATGGGAATAACAAAGCCAAATTATCGATACCTATCCCTGGATTAATTCTATGCATACCAAACCCAATGTTTTAGAAATAACTGAAATTTCCAGGGACGAAGCTTTGAAGTCGATTATATATGGATTATTTTATTACTATCTTCAGCAGACATATAAATTCAGGCCATGCTGAAAATTTACCGCAACACTTCCATCTTCATCATTCTTGTCATCATTGGGGTACAATGGGGATTTTATCAAAACTATACCCGTGAATTCCCGAATTTCATAGATAAAACCTATATCATCCACATCCATGGTGCCTTGCTGATGTCGTGGTTGGTTTTGCTGATCGTACAGCCTTTACTTATTACAACAGGAAGGACACAACTTCACCGGACTATCGGTAATGTATCTTATTTGCTGGGACCTCTTATTATCATATTCCTGTTCCTGGTAGGCAAGGATGGCTACTGGCGATTAATTGGAAAACTTCCTGAGCATGATATATTGGCCTTCATTGTGCTGGATTCAAGAGGCTTTATCTCATTCGCCATTTTTTGGGCACTGGCTATGCTCTACCGAAAAGACTCAGCTGCACACATGCGATATATGATTGCCACTGGTATGCTGGCCATCGGACCCGGCGTGGGCCGTGGACTCATCAACAGTTTTGGCGTTGAGATTGGGACTGCCCTCACAATAACTGATCTGATCAACCTCGCAATTGTTGGTTTTTTGCTGGGCTATGATATTTACAAAGAGAAAAACTACAAACCATACCTGGTAGTGTTTATAGTCTTTTTGATTGGAGCATTTCTTTGGCAGGTGAGAGATAGTG comes from Flavihumibacter fluvii and encodes:
- a CDS encoding S41 family peptidase, which translates into the protein MKLLTKPTLWDWKYIAFILMIISFIQPLAAQQKLPTIKATSRIVDVKDGEVYQKGRWNLSPENKPDIYFALEPVHEKKITFYTNIDSISFNIIPGRNYDFIILLNSKDTCYTQISTIRPVKKTELNTVSLNYIEPELLKQDFTFFREELERKHAGLYRYKSKALLDKLFDSCFAALNRPMPQLEFAKSIMFVISSIEDGHTASNLPRLLMNYYGENEKMFPVHVFFINKKAYVLCSRIKELPAETEILSIDNKPISQIKKELFQYLPSDGKIETKKNQTLNNGAFTFLYNWIFGNKNSFIVKYKTKQGEIKTTNIHAEYVKDFECDNGNDLNIKKDLQLDFPNENTALLTIKTFDDNRLAGKQDFRDFLATSFKEIISKRISNLIIDLRGNAGGADKYGALLYSYLTYKPFKYFYSIESTTSKISLKEDSLLGIQQPQNNSFNGKVLFLINGLCFSTTADFCSIAKSNNRGKFIGEETGGGYYGNTSGQTTTTELPNSKISIKIPKFKYLNDVVKAKDNDRGIIPNYTILPTIDEVMLHKDVQLNFALKLAKGK
- a CDS encoding CPBP family intramembrane glutamic endopeptidase produces the protein MTSQHSSQPDSQYSLKKILIIWALSALPMGVLAFIITPKVVALTNWSPLIVYWIAVIIGLVWQFILSLIILKRDGHELNWQTVVTRMKYQRPINPKTGKSSYWLLLWTIPFILLSALIQSGEINMPDVDSWMTPLIEHLPKYDLSSFATAEYKGAWWILGLFIITSVFNYFFGEEFIYRGILLHKMKGVFGKWDWFFNGILFGLYHLHKPQIILSTALYFGFVFALPSRLLQSSWAAVIIHGLEGVLGIIVILGIILGHS